A single Patagioenas fasciata isolate bPatFas1 chromosome 16, bPatFas1.hap1, whole genome shotgun sequence DNA region contains:
- the LOC136108068 gene encoding disheveled-associated activator of morphogenesis 1-A-like isoform X2, translating to MDNTRTQDTFSQLSQEKILKIMNMVKNKEVSIEGALHLAQKEVFAAKDSQDLLTGSQFNFIIYKYKHYRWQKRILQIDFNTETIFNIEKGIIKKQFPFSQVKACEDTERRRFSIVFHGRQDYELEAVSLDDKRKIIYLLSRVIQSNSHKRPAESYSERPAECDVIHEGLLDLQQNTFTSTEWVKYLVQLREGELTLYCIGLGRHNKNADPTSTVNLLRGDVSVSKENGCSTFSVQTKEHNYLFRIPFTVQNNRTEDVSKLQNEWVSLIERYCPPCKGASPPQEGSQGCTSSESDYEDLIVPLGEQKEEALHFSVSSATTSLNKSSSPQTKLAEVDTAPASPSLPLPMSKAEVPPAPPALLKPCGLSHPTKRTKAFHWDVVPCDKIQKSLWGSCDPCKKKIDVSRLCDQFQIQDMAVFSGNESSVNQHIMLDQKVAHNFNIFLKSFHVKPSELKEKLYIIHEESGGLTDEQLTALRRYMPTPKDTERYLSFKGSPSDLHVVDQFMLEMCKIPHLGQRLDLLLTIRELPVSMRDLEPLINQKIQASKQLQSSQKFVAVLEYILAIGNYLNEKAGKEKAKGFRLSSLTKLPLLRGKERTFTLLHALVEQIFLHEPDLVKFSQELTEFEAVPDASMKGLSAEVDVLRKELENVTQCRRLIKHKTIKATPQESQFCKELKDLIQKYEGDLSQLSKRCDEMKKLYSNILVKFGEPQDLDSQELFGWISSFISEFRKACGEVMT from the exons ATGGATAATACAAGAACACAAGACACTTTTTCACAG ttaagccAGGAAAAAATCCTCAAAATTATGAACATGGtgaaaaataaagaagtgagtATTGAAGGAGCTTTGCATTTGGCACAGAAAGAGGTGTTTGCTGCAAAG GATTCACAGGATTTGCTAACTGGCTCACAATTTAACTTCATTATCTACAAATACAAACACTATCGGTGGCAGAAACGAATTTTACAG ATTGATTTCAACACAGAGACCATTTTTAACATTGAAAAAGGAATTATTAAGAAACAGTTCCCTTTCTCACAAGTCAAAGCCTGTGAAGATACTGAAAGGAGGCGCTTCAGCATTGTGTTTCATGGGCGACAAGATTATGAGCTGGAAGCAGTGTCTCTTGATGATAAAAGGAAG ATAATATACCTTCTGAGCAGAGTTATACAGAGCAATTCACACAAGAGACCAGCGGAGTCCTACTCTGAAAGACCTGCAGAATGTGACGTGATACATGAAGGTCTGCTGGATTTGCAGCAAAACACTTTTACATCCACCGAATGGGTGAA GTACTTGGTACAACTACGTGAAGGAGAATTGActttatattgcataggtctggGAAGACACAACAAGAACGCAGACCCTACAAGTACAGTTAATTTGTTACGTGGTGATGTGAGTGTCAGCAAGGAGAATGGATGCAGCACCTTTTCAGTCCAGACCAAAGAACACAATTATTT GTTTCGAATACCCTTTACTGTCCAAAATAACAGGACAGAGGATGTTAGCAAGCTCCAGAACGAATGGGTGTCTCTCATAGAACGGTACTGCCCACCATGCAAGGGTGCCTCGCCGCCTCAGGAGGGATCTCAAGGGTGCACGTCCTCCgaatcagattatgaggatttgATTGTACCTCTGGGTGAACAGAAAGAGGAGGCTCTCCACTTCAGTGTGAGTTCTGCAACCACCAGCCTGAACAAGTCTTCAAGCCCCCAGACAAAGCTGGCAGAGGTGGATACAGCCCCAGCATCACCATCTCTTCCACTTCCCATGAGTAAGGCAGAGGTTCCACCCGCCCCACCTGCACTCCTGAAGCCCTGTGGCCTCTCTCACCCAACGAAAAGAACCAAAGCCTTTCACTGGGATGTTGTTCCTTGCGATAAG ATTCAAAAATCTCTCTGGGGATCGTGTGACCCATGCAAGAAAAAAATTGACGTATCCAGACTCTGTGATCAGTTCCAGATCCAGGACATGGCAGTGTTTTCGGGCAACGAATCTTCAGTGAATCAGCACATCATGTTAGATCAAAAAGTTGCACATAACTTCA ACATTTTTCTCAAAAGTTTCCATGTGAAACCAAGCGAACTGAAAGAAAAACTATACATTATACATGAAGAGAGTGGTGGACTTACAGATGAGCAGCTAACAGCACTAAGAAG ATATATGCCAACACCAAAAGACACAGAGAGGTACCTGTCGTTCAAGGGCTCTCCTTCAGATCTGCATGTGGTTGATCAGTTCATGTTGGAG ATGTGTAAAATCCCCCACTTAGGCCAGAGGTTGGATCTCCTGCTTACCATACGCGAGCTCCCTGTCAGCATGAGAGATTTGGAGCCT CTAATAAACCAGAAAATCCAAGCGAGTAAGCAGCTGCAATCCAGCCAGAAATTTGTTGCTGTCTTGGAGTACATTTTAGCCATTGGGAACTATTTAAATGAAAAggctggaaaagaaaaagctaaagGATTTCGATTGTCATCTTTGACCAAA TTGCCTTTGCTACGGGGTAAGGAGAGGACGTTCACCTTGCTTCATGCCCTTGTGGAGCAGATCTTCTTACATGAGCCTGATTTGGTTAAATTTTCTCAGGAGTTGACAGAATTTGAAGCTGTTCCTGATG cTTCCATGAAGGGCCTCAGTGCTGAAGTTGATG TTTTAAGAAAAGAATTGGAGAATGTTACTCAGTGCAGGCGGCTTATTAAACACAAGACAATCAAGGCAACACCCCAGGAGTCACAGTTCTGCAAGGAACTAAAG GATTTAATTCAGAAATATGAAGGGGATCTATCCCAGCTGTCAAAAAGATGTGATGAAATGAAGAAGCTTTATAGCAACATACTG gtaAAATTTGGAGAGCCACAAGACCTAGACTCTCAAGAACTGTTTGGATGGATATCTTCGTTCATTAGTGAGTTTAGGAAGGCCTGTGGTGAAGTCATGACATAA
- the LOC136108068 gene encoding uncharacterized protein isoform X1 produces the protein MDNTRTQDTFSQLSQEKILKIMNMVKNKEVSIEGALHLAQKEVFAAKDSQDLLTGSQFNFIIYKYKHYRWQKRILQIDFNTETIFNIEKGIIKKQFPFSQVKACEDTERRRFSIVFHGRQDYELEAVSLDDKRKIIYLLSRVIQSNSHKRPAESYSERPAECDVIHEGLLDLQQNTFTSTEWVKYLVQLREGELTLYCIGLGRHNKNADPTSTVNLLRGDVSVSKENGCSTFSVQTKEHNYLFRIPFTVQNNRTEDVSKLQNEWVSLIERYCPPCKGASPPQEGSQGCTSSESDYEDLIVPLGEQKEEALHFSVSSATTSLNKSSSPQTKLAEVDTAPASPSLPLPMSKAEVPPAPPALLKPCGLSHPTKRTKAFHWDVVPCDKIQKSLWGSCDPCKKKIDVSRLCDQFQIQDMAVFSGNESSVNQHIMLDQKVAHNFNIFLKSFHVKPSELKEKLYIIHEESGGLTDEQLTALRRYMPTPKDTERYLSFKGSPSDLHVVDQFMLEMCKIPHLGQRLDLLLTIRELPVSMRDLEPLINQKIQASKQLQSSQKFVAVLEYILAIGNYLNEKAGKEKAKGFRLSSLTKLPLLRGKERTFTLLHALVEQIFLHEPDLVKFSQELTEFEAVPDASMKGLSAEVDVLRKELENVTQCRRLIKHKTIKATPQESQFCKELKDLIQKYEGDLSQLSKRCDEMKKLYSNILVQIILKCNEKKSAFLQRKKEEERSARSFHTSTCFIAILSTEMEKKTHI, from the exons ATGGATAATACAAGAACACAAGACACTTTTTCACAG ttaagccAGGAAAAAATCCTCAAAATTATGAACATGGtgaaaaataaagaagtgagtATTGAAGGAGCTTTGCATTTGGCACAGAAAGAGGTGTTTGCTGCAAAG GATTCACAGGATTTGCTAACTGGCTCACAATTTAACTTCATTATCTACAAATACAAACACTATCGGTGGCAGAAACGAATTTTACAG ATTGATTTCAACACAGAGACCATTTTTAACATTGAAAAAGGAATTATTAAGAAACAGTTCCCTTTCTCACAAGTCAAAGCCTGTGAAGATACTGAAAGGAGGCGCTTCAGCATTGTGTTTCATGGGCGACAAGATTATGAGCTGGAAGCAGTGTCTCTTGATGATAAAAGGAAG ATAATATACCTTCTGAGCAGAGTTATACAGAGCAATTCACACAAGAGACCAGCGGAGTCCTACTCTGAAAGACCTGCAGAATGTGACGTGATACATGAAGGTCTGCTGGATTTGCAGCAAAACACTTTTACATCCACCGAATGGGTGAA GTACTTGGTACAACTACGTGAAGGAGAATTGActttatattgcataggtctggGAAGACACAACAAGAACGCAGACCCTACAAGTACAGTTAATTTGTTACGTGGTGATGTGAGTGTCAGCAAGGAGAATGGATGCAGCACCTTTTCAGTCCAGACCAAAGAACACAATTATTT GTTTCGAATACCCTTTACTGTCCAAAATAACAGGACAGAGGATGTTAGCAAGCTCCAGAACGAATGGGTGTCTCTCATAGAACGGTACTGCCCACCATGCAAGGGTGCCTCGCCGCCTCAGGAGGGATCTCAAGGGTGCACGTCCTCCgaatcagattatgaggatttgATTGTACCTCTGGGTGAACAGAAAGAGGAGGCTCTCCACTTCAGTGTGAGTTCTGCAACCACCAGCCTGAACAAGTCTTCAAGCCCCCAGACAAAGCTGGCAGAGGTGGATACAGCCCCAGCATCACCATCTCTTCCACTTCCCATGAGTAAGGCAGAGGTTCCACCCGCCCCACCTGCACTCCTGAAGCCCTGTGGCCTCTCTCACCCAACGAAAAGAACCAAAGCCTTTCACTGGGATGTTGTTCCTTGCGATAAG ATTCAAAAATCTCTCTGGGGATCGTGTGACCCATGCAAGAAAAAAATTGACGTATCCAGACTCTGTGATCAGTTCCAGATCCAGGACATGGCAGTGTTTTCGGGCAACGAATCTTCAGTGAATCAGCACATCATGTTAGATCAAAAAGTTGCACATAACTTCA ACATTTTTCTCAAAAGTTTCCATGTGAAACCAAGCGAACTGAAAGAAAAACTATACATTATACATGAAGAGAGTGGTGGACTTACAGATGAGCAGCTAACAGCACTAAGAAG ATATATGCCAACACCAAAAGACACAGAGAGGTACCTGTCGTTCAAGGGCTCTCCTTCAGATCTGCATGTGGTTGATCAGTTCATGTTGGAG ATGTGTAAAATCCCCCACTTAGGCCAGAGGTTGGATCTCCTGCTTACCATACGCGAGCTCCCTGTCAGCATGAGAGATTTGGAGCCT CTAATAAACCAGAAAATCCAAGCGAGTAAGCAGCTGCAATCCAGCCAGAAATTTGTTGCTGTCTTGGAGTACATTTTAGCCATTGGGAACTATTTAAATGAAAAggctggaaaagaaaaagctaaagGATTTCGATTGTCATCTTTGACCAAA TTGCCTTTGCTACGGGGTAAGGAGAGGACGTTCACCTTGCTTCATGCCCTTGTGGAGCAGATCTTCTTACATGAGCCTGATTTGGTTAAATTTTCTCAGGAGTTGACAGAATTTGAAGCTGTTCCTGATG cTTCCATGAAGGGCCTCAGTGCTGAAGTTGATG TTTTAAGAAAAGAATTGGAGAATGTTACTCAGTGCAGGCGGCTTATTAAACACAAGACAATCAAGGCAACACCCCAGGAGTCACAGTTCTGCAAGGAACTAAAG GATTTAATTCAGAAATATGAAGGGGATCTATCCCAGCTGTCAAAAAGATGTGATGAAATGAAGAAGCTTTATAGCAACATACTGGTACAAATCATATTAAAATGCAATGAAAAGAAATCTgcatttcttcaaagaaaaaaggaggaagaaagaagtgCAAGAAGTTTCCATACTTCCACATGTTTTATAGCTATACTGtccacagaaatggaaaaaaaaacccacatctaa